In the Streptomyces fradiae ATCC 10745 = DSM 40063 genome, one interval contains:
- a CDS encoding phytase, with protein sequence MTSLVTAFALATGPAVPVTLTATVETPAVYDDEAGGNADADDPAVWVDPENPERSIVIGTLKEAGLDVYGLDGRRLQHIAAPEAPNEDASPGRFNNVDVVYGFELGGRKTDLALVSDRGRDRIRAYAIDPAAVAAGKPPLKDVTAPDVAPVFAANEAEVDDQRTSYGLTAFKDDDDAYVVVSQREETSLRLLQLKDRDGRVGYKTEDTLDLPDTFTLPDGGKWTPCADPGERPQVEGMAVDQEEHVLYAAQETVGLWRIEIDDEEFEKPKLVDRVREYGTPWTYDAEEEECVLDTENDPGFGGEHLSADAEGVTVYHAEDGAGYVLASSQGDDTFAVYDREGGNAYLGSFAVADGDATDGVQHSDGSTVVNVPLGTAFPKGMLVTHDGEATPADGDREGTNFKFTRWDAVAGAFPEPLKVDTESFDPRDAD encoded by the coding sequence ATGACCTCGCTCGTCACCGCGTTCGCCCTGGCCACCGGACCCGCCGTCCCGGTGACCCTCACGGCCACCGTCGAGACCCCCGCGGTCTACGACGACGAGGCGGGCGGCAACGCGGACGCCGACGACCCGGCGGTCTGGGTCGATCCCGAGAACCCCGAGCGCAGCATCGTCATCGGCACCCTGAAGGAGGCCGGCCTCGACGTCTACGGCCTCGACGGGCGGCGCCTCCAGCACATCGCGGCGCCCGAGGCCCCGAACGAGGACGCCAGCCCCGGCCGCTTCAACAACGTCGACGTCGTCTACGGCTTCGAGCTGGGCGGCCGGAAGACCGACCTGGCCCTCGTCAGCGACCGGGGCCGCGACCGCATCCGCGCGTACGCCATCGACCCGGCCGCCGTCGCCGCCGGCAAGCCCCCGCTGAAGGACGTCACCGCCCCCGACGTGGCGCCGGTCTTCGCCGCGAACGAGGCGGAGGTGGACGACCAGCGCACCTCCTACGGCCTGACCGCCTTCAAGGACGACGACGACGCCTACGTGGTGGTCTCCCAGCGCGAGGAGACCAGCCTCCGCCTGCTCCAGCTCAAGGACCGCGACGGGCGCGTCGGCTACAAGACCGAGGACACCCTCGACCTGCCCGACACCTTCACCCTGCCCGACGGCGGGAAGTGGACGCCGTGCGCCGACCCGGGCGAGCGCCCGCAGGTCGAGGGCATGGCCGTCGACCAGGAGGAGCACGTCCTGTACGCCGCGCAGGAGACCGTGGGCCTGTGGCGCATCGAGATCGACGACGAGGAGTTCGAGAAGCCGAAGCTGGTCGACCGCGTCCGCGAGTACGGCACGCCGTGGACGTACGACGCCGAGGAGGAGGAGTGCGTCCTCGACACGGAGAACGACCCCGGCTTCGGCGGTGAGCACCTGAGCGCCGACGCGGAGGGCGTCACGGTCTACCACGCCGAGGACGGCGCCGGCTACGTCCTCGCCTCCAGCCAGGGCGACGACACCTTCGCCGTGTACGACCGCGAGGGCGGCAACGCCTACCTCGGCTCCTTCGCCGTCGCCGACGGCGACGCGACGGACGGCGTGCAGCACTCCGACGGCTCCACCGTGGTCAACGTCCCCCTCGGCACCGCCTTCCCGAAGGGCATGCTGGTCACCCACGACGGCGAGGCCACCCCGGCCGACGGTGACCGCGAGGGCACCAACTTCAAGTTCACCCGCTGGGACGCCGTCGCCGGCGCCTTCCCCGAGCCGCTGAAGGTCGACACCGAGTCGTTCGACCCCCGCGACGCGGACTGA
- the rpmF gene encoding 50S ribosomal protein L32 has product MAVPKRKMSRSNTRHRRAQWKASTPQLVPVTVDGNVLMVPQRLVKAYERGLLRPEG; this is encoded by the coding sequence ATGGCTGTCCCCAAGCGGAAGATGTCCCGCAGCAACACGCGTCACCGGCGCGCCCAGTGGAAGGCGTCGACGCCGCAGCTCGTCCCGGTGACCGTGGACGGGAACGTCCTCATGGTGCCGCAGCGCCTGGTCAAGGCGTACGAGCGCGGTCTGCTGCGTCCCGAGGGGTGA
- a CDS encoding GTP-binding protein, with product MGDPRLPVTVLSGFLGAGKTTLLNHVLTNREGLRVAVIVNDMSEINIDAALVRGGEAALSRTEERLVEMTNGCICCTLRDDLLEEVDRLAREGRFDYLLIESSGISEPMPVAATFAFPRDDGATLGDLARLDTMVTVVDAANFLPELHGGDGLAERGLDQYEEDERTVSDLLMDQIEFADVIVVNKLDLVGPADAARLRAALARLNPAARIVPAVRGRVAPGDILGTGLFDLERAQQAPGWVRELNGDHVPETEEYGISSVVFRSPRPFHPGRLYAFVTEDLDGGAFGCVLRSKGFFRLAGRPRIVGLWSQAGSVARFEPSGVAEEGQGQELVFIGTALDAEALGAALEGCLMAEGEEPPSDDPFPPWDAYGIDDACEHEHPALTQPA from the coding sequence GTGGGCGACCCGCGGCTGCCGGTGACCGTGCTGTCGGGCTTCCTCGGGGCCGGCAAGACGACCCTGCTCAACCACGTCCTCACCAACCGCGAAGGACTGCGCGTCGCGGTCATCGTCAACGACATGAGCGAGATCAACATCGACGCCGCCCTGGTGCGCGGCGGCGAGGCCGCCCTGTCGCGGACGGAGGAGCGGCTGGTCGAGATGACCAACGGCTGCATCTGCTGCACCCTGCGCGACGACCTGCTGGAGGAGGTCGACCGGCTGGCGCGCGAGGGCCGCTTCGACTACCTGCTCATCGAGTCCAGCGGCATCTCCGAGCCCATGCCGGTCGCGGCGACCTTCGCCTTCCCCCGCGACGACGGCGCCACCCTGGGCGACCTGGCGCGTCTCGACACCATGGTCACCGTGGTGGACGCCGCCAACTTCCTGCCCGAGCTGCACGGCGGCGACGGGCTGGCGGAGCGGGGGCTGGACCAGTACGAGGAGGACGAACGCACGGTCAGCGACCTGCTGATGGACCAGATCGAGTTCGCCGACGTCATCGTGGTCAACAAGCTCGACCTCGTCGGTCCGGCCGACGCCGCCCGGCTGCGCGCCGCGCTGGCCCGGCTGAACCCGGCCGCCCGGATCGTCCCCGCCGTGCGCGGGCGGGTCGCCCCCGGCGACATCCTGGGCACCGGGCTCTTCGACCTGGAGCGCGCCCAGCAGGCCCCCGGCTGGGTCAGGGAGCTGAACGGCGACCACGTGCCGGAGACCGAGGAGTACGGGATCTCCAGCGTCGTCTTCCGCTCCCCGCGCCCGTTCCACCCCGGGCGGCTGTACGCGTTCGTGACGGAGGACCTCGACGGCGGCGCCTTCGGATGCGTGCTGCGCTCCAAGGGCTTCTTCCGGCTCGCCGGGCGCCCGCGGATCGTCGGGCTCTGGTCGCAGGCCGGCTCGGTGGCGCGGTTCGAACCCTCCGGCGTCGCGGAGGAGGGGCAGGGCCAGGAGCTGGTGTTCATCGGCACGGCCCTGGACGCCGAGGCGCTCGGGGCCGCGCTGGAGGGGTGCCTGATGGCCGAGGGGGAGGAGCCGCCGTCGGACGACCCGTTCCCGCCCTGGGACGCGTACGGGATCGACGACGCCTGCGAGCACGAGCACCCGGCGCTCACGCAGCCGGCCTGA
- a CDS encoding flotillin family protein, with translation MSPVLISVVGLAVLVVLLGLVVITRYKVAGPSEAFIVTGRRGKQSTDPATGRVFTDNSGQKVVVGGGVFVVPFVQQKFTLDLSSRHIPVAVRGAVTLRGVKVNLEGVAIVKVGGTEDSIRAAAQRFLMQQNGIVGFTQEVLSGALRSIVGRMSVEDIIRDRAAFAGQVAEEAEASLSGQGLVLDAFQIQDITTEGSYLEDLGRPEAARARQEADIAEAVARRAAEQARLKAEEEIAIAERTLHLKQAEIKAQTDEATAQANAAGPLAEAARQQDILAEQEKVAARQAALTDRQLDTQVRKPADAARYQAEQEAEARRIAFVKEAEAAAERARLTGEGEKAQRAALADAVRLEGEAEAAAIGAKGAAEAEAMRKKADAFAQYGDAAVLQMLVEVLPQVVAKAAEPLSAVEKMTVISTDGASRLTRTVTDNVTQGMELLSSATGVDLAALLQDIAKKPASGSAPAPAPEAQGKAVEITE, from the coding sequence ATGAGCCCTGTCCTCATCTCCGTGGTGGGCCTGGCCGTCCTGGTCGTCCTGCTCGGCCTCGTCGTCATCACGCGTTACAAGGTCGCCGGGCCGAGCGAGGCGTTCATCGTCACGGGCCGGCGCGGCAAGCAGTCCACCGATCCGGCGACGGGGCGGGTGTTCACGGACAACAGCGGCCAGAAGGTCGTCGTGGGCGGCGGCGTGTTCGTCGTGCCGTTCGTGCAGCAGAAGTTCACCCTGGACCTGTCGAGCCGGCACATCCCGGTCGCCGTCCGCGGCGCGGTCACCCTGCGCGGCGTGAAGGTCAACCTGGAGGGGGTCGCGATCGTCAAGGTCGGCGGCACCGAGGACTCCATCCGGGCCGCGGCCCAGCGGTTCCTGATGCAGCAGAACGGCATCGTCGGCTTCACCCAGGAGGTGCTCTCGGGCGCCCTGCGCTCGATCGTGGGCCGCATGTCGGTGGAGGACATCATCCGCGACCGGGCGGCCTTCGCCGGGCAGGTGGCGGAGGAGGCCGAGGCGAGCCTGTCCGGCCAGGGCCTGGTGCTCGACGCCTTCCAGATCCAGGACATCACCACCGAGGGCTCGTACCTGGAGGACCTGGGCCGCCCGGAGGCCGCGCGGGCCAGGCAGGAGGCGGACATCGCCGAGGCCGTCGCCCGGCGCGCCGCCGAGCAGGCCCGGCTGAAGGCCGAGGAGGAGATCGCGATCGCCGAGCGGACCCTCCACCTGAAGCAGGCCGAGATCAAGGCGCAGACGGACGAGGCGACCGCCCAGGCCAACGCCGCCGGTCCGCTGGCCGAGGCGGCCCGGCAGCAGGACATCCTCGCCGAACAGGAGAAGGTCGCCGCCCGCCAGGCCGCGCTGACGGACCGCCAGCTCGACACGCAGGTCCGCAAGCCCGCCGACGCCGCCCGCTACCAGGCCGAGCAGGAGGCCGAGGCCCGGCGGATCGCGTTCGTCAAGGAGGCCGAGGCCGCCGCCGAGCGGGCCAGGCTCACGGGTGAGGGCGAGAAGGCGCAGCGCGCCGCCCTGGCCGACGCCGTGCGGCTCGAGGGTGAGGCCGAGGCCGCGGCGATCGGGGCGAAGGGCGCCGCCGAGGCGGAGGCGATGCGGAAGAAGGCCGACGCCTTCGCCCAGTACGGCGACGCCGCCGTGCTCCAGATGCTCGTCGAGGTCCTGCCGCAGGTCGTGGCCAAGGCCGCCGAACCGCTGTCGGCCGTCGAGAAGATGACCGTCATCTCCACGGACGGCGCGAGCCGGCTGACCCGTACGGTCACGGACAACGTGACGCAGGGCATGGAGCTTCTCTCCTCCGCCACCGGGGTCGATCTGGCCGCGCTCCTGCAGGACATCGCGAAGAAGCCGGCGTCCGGCAGCGCTCCGGCGCCCGCGCCGGAGGCGCAGGGCAAGGCGGTCGAGATCACCGAGTGA
- a CDS encoding polyprenyl synthetase family protein, with protein MSTRTISPGIVDAASVRKAVDRQLGEFLRECRTGFRHPRMADLVQLVEDFLAGGKRIRPTLTFLGWRAAGGEGDETAVLRVAASLEMFHSFALIHDDIMDDSDTRRGRPTIHRILAGRSPGERAEKFGIGAAVLLGDLVFTWSDQLLHTASLTRAQTEAVLPLVTEMRTEVMLGQYLDLRATGELTDDVEATLTVNRYKTAKYTVERPLHVGAALAGAGPDVLAACTAYALPLGEAFQLRDDLLGVYGDVRDTGKSRLDDLRSGKNTTLVALALRAGTPAQTARLRALLGDPALDEDGAEEVRAILAATGARDTIEHMIGDRRRQALRALDGAPFTPAAATALEHLAATATRRTS; from the coding sequence ATGAGCACCCGCACGATATCTCCCGGAATTGTCGATGCCGCATCGGTCAGGAAAGCGGTCGACCGCCAGCTCGGAGAATTCCTCCGGGAGTGCAGAACGGGTTTCCGTCACCCCCGGATGGCGGACCTCGTGCAGCTGGTCGAGGATTTCCTCGCGGGAGGGAAGAGAATCCGGCCGACGCTGACCTTTCTGGGCTGGCGGGCGGCCGGCGGAGAAGGGGACGAAACGGCCGTCCTGCGAGTCGCCGCGTCGCTGGAGATGTTCCACTCCTTCGCCCTCATCCATGACGACATCATGGACGACAGCGACACCCGGCGCGGACGCCCCACGATTCACCGGATACTGGCCGGCCGAAGCCCCGGCGAGCGCGCCGAGAAGTTCGGAATCGGCGCCGCCGTGCTCCTCGGCGACCTCGTCTTCACCTGGTCCGACCAGCTCCTGCACACCGCGTCCCTCACGCGGGCGCAGACCGAGGCGGTCCTGCCGCTCGTCACCGAGATGCGCACCGAGGTCATGCTCGGCCAGTACCTCGACCTGCGGGCGACCGGCGAGCTGACGGACGACGTGGAGGCCACGCTCACCGTCAACCGCTACAAGACCGCCAAGTACACCGTCGAGCGCCCGCTGCACGTCGGGGCCGCCCTCGCGGGCGCCGGCCCGGACGTCCTCGCCGCCTGCACCGCGTACGCGCTGCCGCTGGGCGAGGCGTTCCAGCTCCGCGACGACCTGCTGGGCGTGTACGGGGACGTACGCGACACCGGCAAGTCCCGGCTGGACGACCTGCGCTCCGGCAAGAACACCACGCTCGTCGCGCTCGCCCTGCGCGCCGGCACCCCCGCCCAGACGGCCCGGCTCCGCGCGCTCCTCGGCGATCCCGCGCTGGACGAGGACGGCGCCGAGGAGGTCCGCGCGATCCTCGCCGCCACCGGCGCCCGGGACACCATCGAGCACATGATCGGCGACCGCCGCCGGCAGGCCCTGCGCGCCCTGGACGGCGCCCCGTTCACCCCTGCCGCGGCCACCGCGCTGGAGCACCTCGCCGCCACCGCCACCAGGAGGACCTCATGA